TAACGCTATCTAAATCTTCATCAATAAAATCCACCCTAAAAGAATCTACTCCTAAAGTCTTTATTTCCTCTAAATTATTTATTAGGTTTACCGGAAGTGGATTGTATATATGACTTCTACAATATTTATCTGTTATTACATCAAATTCTACTCCCATTTTATCCTTGAGCACAAAGCTTGATTTCATACATGTACCTGCACAATTATTTTTAGAGGATTTTCCACCAAAAACACTTCCTATAGGACAATACTCACTTACCATCGCTTCTATTTTACCATATACAATTAGTTGAGTATCCATACATTTGTACTTATTTAATTCCCTTATTTCATTTTTACTAAGTTCCGTACTGAGACAACATCCTACTATATCATTCTTATAAAATCTTAATGCTTCACTATTAAATATATTTACCTTATAGTCACCTATTATTTTAAGTGTATTTTTATATTTGCTTATTATACCTGCGTTGGCAGTGACTATACCCTTAATATTATGTGAACTTTCATCTATTATCTTACATATGTTATAAAATTCTTCCTTTATAATATTAGGAACTTTAATATATACATCTTTAAGCTCTTTTATATTAATGTCACAATTTTTTTTAAATATATCTACTATTACATCTTGAAAACCTTCTTCTACTACAGCTTCATATTGTTCTTTACTAGAAACTGAAATCATAAGTTCTGGAATTTTAACTTCTTTTTTTTCCGAAGACTCAATTTTTCCAATTTCAAACTCACTTCTATTTTTATAACTATCTTCTATTAGATTTTTAAATTTATTTATTGCCTCTCTTCTTACCGAATTTAAAATAGACATAGGTATATATCCTTCATCAAAAGAAGAGAATTTTATATTGTTAATTTCAAAAGGAGTTCCACCTGTTTTTCTCAGATTTTCTTCTATTCTTTCTTTTACGAGAGGACTTTTCTCGGCCTTTTCTACTTTATCACCAAAAACCTCTATTTTAATATTTCTATTTTTTTCATTTGAGCCTAAACTGTACCCCTCTGCAAAACTTACTGAAATTTTAAAACTATCATGTAACTTAAATTCCACTTCTAAATCCAAATAAATTTTTCTCTTAAAATCATTTTTAAAGCTTTCTTCAATTTCCTTAGTAAGCTTTAAATCAAGAGTTTTATAAATATCGTCTCCTGCCTTATAAAAATGGGGAAAAATTTTAACCTTCTCTCCTGCCTTAGCTTCTTTAAGCTCCACTGAATCCTTAAATATTTTTGATACAATAGCACCTTTAATATCGTTTCTAACTCCATCCTTTAAACTCAAATCTTCTTTAAGCAATATACTATTATCCTTTAATACTTTTCCTATAAAAATCCCTGTGTTTTTAGGAAAATTATACGCCATCATATCTCTCCCTTTATTACCTAAAAGATATGCTCTTGAAAAACCTTCTCTATTGAACAGTTTTAAAAGTTTATTTTTCTCTTTATTTATATTAAGCTTATTATCAATAGCTTTTCTATATGATGAAACAACTCCTCCTGCATATTCAGGCTTTTTCATTCTACCCTCTATTTTTAATGAAGAAGTTCCTGTTTCAATAAGCTTATTTAATATATCAATGGTGCACATATCCTTTGTGCTTAAAAAATATCCTTTTTTATTTTGACCCGTAGTTTTATCAATAAGCGTATAACTTTGTCTACAAGGCTGAGCACACCTGCCCCTATTACCACTTCTGCCACCTATTATTGAACTCATAAGACACTGACCTGAATAGCATACACACAGTGCTCCATGAACAAAAATTTCTGTTTCTATATTAAGTTCTTTAGATATATACTCAATCTCCTTTAATGACAACTCTCTTGACAGTACAATTCTCTTAAAACCTTTTTCTTTATAATAAAGAGCTCCTAACCCATTATGAATTGTTAGTTGTGTTGATGCATGAATCTCAAAATCAGGAATATATTTTTGAGTAAGCTCTAATATTGATGTATCCTGAACTATAAGTGCATCCACTCCTATTTTATAAAGAAATTTTATATATTTAATAACCTCTTTTATTTCATCTTGTTTTATAAGCGTATTTACTGTAACATACAATTTAACTCCATAATCATGACAGTAATTAACCGCTTTTTCCATTATTTCATCATTAAAATTTTCAGCATATGCTCTAGCTGAAAACTTACTTCCACCTACATAAACTGCATCAGCACCATTTTGAACGGCTGCGTATATACTTTCAATACTTCCTGCTGGTGCTAGCAATTCAATTTTATTCATAAGTACCTCCAATTGTATTAAGTAAATTTAATACTATAAAATCAATATAGTTTCTAATGCCCTATAACTATTATACATAAAGTATTTATTATTACAAATATAAAGTTTCACACAATAAAATAAGGAGGGTCTCCCCTCCATTAATTTTTATTAATTTTAACACTGTCAAAATTAATCTTTATCTAATTCTTCAATGTCTTCATTTAAGTATTGATGTGAACAATCTTCATCCTCTGGCACAAAAAAGTCTTCTTTTTGGGGTGGATCAAATATATCAAAAGGAAATTCAAGATTATTGAAATATTCACATGGATCTTCTGATATCTCTTCACACACATCAGGCTTACAAAAACCTGTAGATGGAACTATAAGATTTACTAATCTAAACAATTTTATTATAGTAAATAGTCCTATGGTAACATTAACTGCTTTCAGTTACATTATGGTACTGCGTATTAAGGTACTGTGTGTTTTGTGGCTTTTGGGGTTTCTGGTAACGTAAGTACACTTTTATTGTTCGGTCGTCAGATATTTCTATACGTTCAACCACTTCCTTTAACATTTGATTAGTCCATTCTTCGCGGTTAAATCTGGCTAACTCCTTTATAGACCTAATAAGTAACTGCTCTTTGTTTTCCTGCGACCTGTTGGTTACTACAGCCATGTCCAATTGTTCCTTATGCTTTAACAGTGCTTGTAACTGCCCCTCTATCTGTTCATTCTGCAACTTGTACTGCGTGGCGCCGACTATCCCCTCACTGTAGGAAGTTAGAAGGGTGTTAGATAGGCGTAATAGGCTGTCTATTTTCGCTTGTATTGCCTTTAATTCTTCTTTTGGTGTCATGGCATGGCTATCTATTGAACGTGCCTTTATCGCGTCCATAATAGCCTTAAAATTGGTTTCGATAAGTACCCCTATTTCCTGCCTTAAAATCTGGACTAAATCCCCCTCATAAACAGCCACCCTACCGTGACCACATTTTGCTTTTCCGAATTGCTCATAGTTTAGACAGATGTAGTAGGGTTCATATTCCCTTTTAGACTTTTTCCTTTTAACAGTAAAACTTGCCCCGCAATCTGCACACACCACTAGATTAGAAAACAGGGACTTACTGGAATGACGGGTAGGTCTGCCATTTGCTTTTATTGCAGTTTGCCTTTTCGCCACTTCTTCCTGTACACGTTGGAATACGCTATCTCTTATTATAGGCGGGAACACCCCCTTATGAACTGCCCAATCACTTCTAGGTATCTTCCTCCTTTTGTTCATGGTAACGTCAATAGTTTCTGTTTGGTGCTGTACTAAATAGCCAATATACGCCCTATTCTGTAACATCCTT
The Clostridium felsineum DSM 794 DNA segment above includes these coding regions:
- a CDS encoding DUF3656 domain-containing U32 family peptidase, producing the protein MNKIELLAPAGSIESIYAAVQNGADAVYVGGSKFSARAYAENFNDEIMEKAVNYCHDYGVKLYVTVNTLIKQDEIKEVIKYIKFLYKIGVDALIVQDTSILELTQKYIPDFEIHASTQLTIHNGLGALYYKEKGFKRIVLSRELSLKEIEYISKELNIETEIFVHGALCVCYSGQCLMSSIIGGRSGNRGRCAQPCRQSYTLIDKTTGQNKKGYFLSTKDMCTIDILNKLIETGTSSLKIEGRMKKPEYAGGVVSSYRKAIDNKLNINKEKNKLLKLFNREGFSRAYLLGNKGRDMMAYNFPKNTGIFIGKVLKDNSILLKEDLSLKDGVRNDIKGAIVSKIFKDSVELKEAKAGEKVKIFPHFYKAGDDIYKTLDLKLTKEIEESFKNDFKRKIYLDLEVEFKLHDSFKISVSFAEGYSLGSNEKNRNIKIEVFGDKVEKAEKSPLVKERIEENLRKTGGTPFEINNIKFSSFDEGYIPMSILNSVRREAINKFKNLIEDSYKNRSEFEIGKIESSEKKEVKIPELMISVSSKEQYEAVVEEGFQDVIVDIFKKNCDINIKELKDVYIKVPNIIKEEFYNICKIIDESSHNIKGIVTANAGIISKYKNTLKIIGDYKVNIFNSEALRFYKNDIVGCCLSTELSKNEIRELNKYKCMDTQLIVYGKIEAMVSEYCPIGSVFGGKSSKNNCAGTCMKSSFVLKDKMGVEFDVITDKYCRSHIYNPLPVNLINNLEEIKTLGVDSFRVDFIDEDLDSVKKVLSWIKNGNVNEEFKGFTRGSYKRGVE
- a CDS encoding recombinase family protein, which gives rise to MENRLNKEIADAPKVALYTRVSTDEQETSIHNQHDSYTRLIEEKGWEIYKVYTDEGISGTKSVKRLAFQQLLEDGKNGKYNILLAKSLSRFARNQREALQAIADLRAVGIRVIFREDGLDSAVDTMRFGLFAWLAEQESQTTSKRIKETWRGMEKRGQMYIPNMPYGYQYVKGKKGIKIVAEQAKVVNRVFELYLSGMGFRNISNLLKEEGVLTQGGTNGWHASMIGRMLQNRAYIGYLVQHQTETIDVTMNKRRKIPRSDWAVHKGVFPPIIRDSVFQRVQEEVAKRQTAIKANGRPTRHSSKSLFSNLVVCADCGASFTVKRKKSKREYEPYYICLNYEQFGKAKCGHGRVAVYEGDLVQILRQEIGVLIETNFKAIMDAIKARSIDSHAMTPKEELKAIQAKIDSLLRLSNTLLTSYSEGIVGATQYKLQNEQIEGQLQALLKHKEQLDMAVVTNRSQENKEQLLIRSIKELARFNREEWTNQMLKEVVERIEISDDRTIKVYLRYQKPQKPQNTQYLNTQYHNVTESS